A window of Corallococcus macrosporus DSM 14697 contains these coding sequences:
- a CDS encoding serine/threonine protein kinase — MSTVPTESPRFLGRYELVHPLGQGGMGEVFLAKISGAAGFEKPCIVKTILPALLKDRQFLDRFHHEAKVLVHLVHSSIAQVYDMGEADGTYFMALEYVAGVDLAYLLEQARAQGVAVPVPVALFLGQRIAEGLGYAHRKAGPDGSPLGIVHRDVSPHNVMVSYEGEVKVIDFGLAKSAARSKYTLPSTVMGKLGYMSPEQVRAEPLDHRSDIYSCGVVVWEMLAGRPLIPHGTVGEMMAAMSQPVVPSLSELRPDVDAALDAVVRRALEARPDGRYMRADELGRALNAELVRSGAAMGAEEVGHFVRGLCPDAFDAQRKLISKVSSSSNHRRTPAPGYGTGPQPAAGFEPTLMRGPTGRPTSQSGGVARPGAIYAEGEDDLGTGATTVRRPSGPASSVRVAPDGDPAGARPVVAPAAASAAALEAQAARKRPVGLYVAIVVLLLIATSAVTALFVQSSGGAPVVAAGAEAPRGPDTAGGASGAVAPPDPARAVATAPPVAPAEAAAGQDAGVGAEASPAVVAAGGPGAPEVEAAPSSVRAAPDEEEPARARAPRAAPVKTPPKKPAAPAEPAVVYATPAKVLLIRKANGRAYVDRGAGRAFLPGMEMDVLGPLKNGKREVLGRARVVRPARGGGMLRPLRAFLELDDRALNASEDLFVAAPGQGEASDAAAQEETPAEAAEADSGAPDAIVAEAPAKRTLRGHASEQGGVGGLLDPGVEVQNHESFDWSDCYVVKDIRKTAWLGVLKAGERKTASRFRHNANFDVGSGYIGVLCKEGELRVKVR, encoded by the coding sequence ATGAGTACCGTCCCTACAGAGTCCCCCCGCTTCCTCGGGCGCTATGAGCTCGTCCACCCCCTGGGCCAGGGCGGCATGGGGGAGGTGTTCCTGGCGAAGATCAGCGGCGCGGCCGGCTTCGAAAAGCCGTGCATCGTGAAGACGATACTGCCGGCGCTCCTGAAGGACCGTCAGTTCCTGGACCGGTTCCACCACGAGGCCAAGGTGCTGGTGCACCTGGTGCATTCCTCCATCGCCCAGGTGTACGACATGGGCGAGGCGGACGGCACGTACTTCATGGCGCTGGAGTACGTGGCCGGCGTGGACCTGGCCTACCTGCTGGAGCAGGCGCGCGCGCAGGGCGTGGCGGTGCCGGTGCCGGTGGCGCTGTTCCTGGGCCAGCGCATCGCGGAGGGGCTGGGCTACGCGCACCGCAAGGCGGGGCCGGACGGCTCGCCGCTGGGCATCGTCCACCGCGACGTGTCCCCGCACAACGTCATGGTGTCCTACGAGGGCGAGGTGAAGGTCATCGACTTCGGCCTCGCCAAGTCCGCGGCGCGCAGCAAGTACACGCTGCCGTCCACGGTGATGGGGAAGCTGGGGTACATGTCCCCCGAGCAGGTGCGCGCCGAGCCCCTGGACCACCGCAGCGACATCTATTCGTGTGGCGTCGTGGTGTGGGAGATGCTGGCGGGCCGGCCCCTCATCCCCCACGGGACGGTGGGGGAGATGATGGCGGCCATGTCGCAGCCGGTGGTCCCCTCGCTGAGCGAGCTGCGGCCGGACGTGGACGCCGCGCTGGACGCCGTGGTGCGCCGCGCGCTGGAGGCCCGCCCGGACGGCCGCTACATGCGGGCGGACGAGCTGGGGCGCGCGCTGAACGCGGAGCTGGTGCGCTCGGGCGCCGCCATGGGCGCCGAGGAGGTGGGGCACTTCGTGCGCGGGTTGTGTCCGGACGCGTTCGACGCGCAGCGCAAGCTCATCTCCAAGGTGTCCTCGTCCTCCAACCACCGCCGCACGCCCGCGCCCGGCTATGGCACGGGGCCGCAGCCGGCGGCGGGCTTCGAGCCCACGCTGATGCGCGGCCCCACGGGGCGGCCCACGTCCCAGTCGGGCGGCGTGGCCCGTCCCGGCGCCATCTACGCGGAGGGCGAGGATGACCTGGGCACGGGGGCCACCACGGTGCGGCGGCCCTCCGGGCCCGCGTCCAGCGTCAGGGTGGCGCCGGACGGCGACCCCGCCGGGGCGAGGCCCGTCGTCGCGCCCGCGGCGGCGTCCGCGGCCGCGCTGGAGGCGCAGGCCGCCCGGAAGCGGCCGGTGGGGCTCTATGTCGCCATCGTCGTGTTGCTGCTGATTGCCACCTCCGCCGTCACCGCGCTGTTCGTCCAGTCGTCCGGGGGCGCGCCGGTGGTTGCCGCTGGGGCGGAGGCGCCGCGGGGCCCGGACACGGCGGGCGGCGCCTCCGGAGCGGTCGCGCCGCCAGACCCGGCCAGGGCAGTGGCCACCGCGCCGCCGGTGGCGCCCGCCGAGGCGGCTGCCGGGCAGGACGCGGGCGTGGGCGCCGAGGCCAGCCCGGCGGTGGTCGCCGCGGGCGGGCCGGGGGCGCCCGAGGTGGAGGCCGCGCCGTCCTCGGTGCGCGCGGCGCCCGACGAGGAGGAGCCAGCGCGGGCCCGGGCGCCTCGCGCGGCGCCGGTGAAGACACCTCCGAAGAAGCCAGCGGCCCCCGCCGAGCCGGCCGTCGTCTACGCCACGCCCGCGAAGGTGCTCCTGATTCGCAAGGCGAACGGGCGAGCCTATGTCGACCGGGGCGCCGGACGGGCGTTCCTGCCAGGCATGGAGATGGACGTGCTGGGGCCGCTGAAGAACGGCAAGCGCGAGGTGCTGGGCCGGGCCCGGGTGGTGCGTCCGGCCCGGGGCGGCGGGATGTTGCGGCCCCTGCGCGCGTTCCTCGAGCTGGACGACCGCGCGCTCAACGCCTCGGAGGACCTCTTCGTGGCGGCCCCAGGACAGGGGGAAGCCTCCGATGCGGCGGCGCAGGAGGAGACGCCCGCGGAGGCCGCCGAGGCTGACTCGGGTGCGCCGGATGCCATCGTGGCCGAGGCCCCCGCGAAGCGCACGCTGCGGGGCCACGCGAGCGAGCAGGGCGGGGTGGGCGGACTCCTCGACCCCGGCGTGGAGGTCCAGAACCACGAGTCCTTCGACTGGTCGGACTGCTACGTGGTGAAGGACATCCGCAAGACGGCCTGGCTGGGCGTGCTCAAGGCCGGGGAGCGCAAGACGGCGAGCCGCTTCCGGCACAACGCGAACTTCGACGTCGGCTCCGGCTACATCGGCGTCCTCTGCAAGGAGGGCGAGCTGCGGGTGAAGGTGCGCTGA
- a CDS encoding PDR/VanB family oxidoreductase, which produces MNDILRVRVARITREAEDILSYELVAAEGSPLPPFEAGAHLEVHVPGPGDFKRSYSLCNDPEEAHRYVIAVARDARGRGGSRAMHERVHEGDVLEVRAPRNNFPLLFARGYVLVAGGIGITPILSMARMLQRTSAEYTLYYCARAPGRAAFHELLSQPPFAERVRFSFDGGDPSQGLDVKALLATRLPGARLYCCGPSGLMKAVRDAATLHRWPWEKVHFESFTAEGASAASGREEQGFEVTIRSTGQVLQVPAGQSVLNVLRRNGVRIPSDCEAGTCGTCVTRVCDGQPDHRDTFFQTEPAGDQRMLVCVSRARSKRLVLDL; this is translated from the coding sequence ATGAATGACATCCTGCGGGTCCGGGTCGCGCGCATCACTCGCGAGGCCGAGGACATCCTGTCGTACGAGCTGGTCGCGGCGGAGGGCAGCCCCCTGCCCCCCTTCGAGGCCGGTGCCCACCTGGAGGTCCACGTCCCGGGCCCGGGAGACTTCAAGCGCTCGTATTCACTCTGCAACGACCCGGAGGAGGCCCACCGCTACGTCATCGCCGTGGCCCGGGACGCCAGGGGGCGCGGGGGCTCGCGCGCCATGCATGAGCGGGTGCACGAAGGGGACGTGCTGGAGGTGAGGGCGCCCCGCAACAACTTCCCGCTCCTGTTCGCGCGCGGCTACGTGCTCGTGGCGGGGGGCATTGGCATCACGCCCATCCTGTCCATGGCGCGCATGCTCCAGCGCACCAGCGCGGAGTACACGCTGTACTACTGCGCGCGAGCGCCCGGCCGCGCCGCCTTCCACGAGCTGCTCTCCCAGCCGCCCTTCGCCGAGCGCGTGCGCTTCTCCTTCGACGGCGGCGACCCGAGCCAGGGGCTGGACGTGAAGGCCCTGCTGGCCACGCGCCTGCCAGGGGCGCGGCTGTACTGCTGCGGCCCTTCCGGGCTGATGAAGGCCGTGCGCGACGCCGCCACCCTGCACCGCTGGCCCTGGGAGAAGGTGCACTTCGAGTCCTTCACCGCCGAGGGCGCCAGCGCCGCCTCGGGCCGGGAGGAGCAGGGCTTCGAGGTGACCATCCGCAGCACGGGGCAGGTGCTGCAGGTGCCCGCGGGGCAGTCGGTGCTCAACGTGCTGCGCCGCAATGGGGTGCGCATCCCGAGCGACTGCGAGGCAGGCACGTGCGGCACCTGCGTCACGCGCGTCTGCGATGGCCAGCCCGACCACCGCGACACCTTCTTCCAGACGGAGCCCGCGGGTGACCAGCGCATGCTCGTCTGCGTGTCGCGCGCCCGCTCCAAGCGGCTGGTGCTGGACCTCTGA
- a CDS encoding SIMPL domain-containing protein yields MFARPVRSVLLTAMLFTGVTAVAQPQPVPAPRAQSLVNARTIRVEGTGEVKAQPDEAFIDVAVETLAPNVKAAGEQNAKRMEKVIAALTSAGIAKRDIQTRNYSVYPDYAPPLPNQTEPKLRGYRVSNLVSVHVKDLSRVGPLLDKALAAGANRVDSVRFGLSRQEAVQGEALRQAVARARKSAEVLAASLNAKLGTVLDASTVAEPPQFYPARFAMTEAAADGRAMSTPIQPEEQTVQARVTLTFVIE; encoded by the coding sequence ATGTTTGCCCGACCTGTTCGTAGCGTGTTGCTGACCGCGATGTTGTTCACTGGCGTGACGGCCGTCGCGCAGCCTCAGCCCGTCCCGGCGCCGCGCGCGCAGTCCCTGGTGAACGCGCGGACGATTCGCGTGGAGGGCACGGGCGAGGTGAAGGCGCAGCCCGACGAGGCCTTCATCGACGTGGCGGTGGAGACGCTGGCGCCCAACGTGAAGGCGGCGGGCGAGCAGAACGCGAAGCGCATGGAGAAGGTGATTGCGGCGCTGACGTCCGCGGGCATCGCCAAGCGGGACATCCAGACGCGCAACTACTCGGTGTACCCGGACTACGCGCCGCCGCTCCCCAACCAGACGGAGCCGAAGCTGCGGGGCTACCGGGTGAGCAACCTGGTGAGTGTCCACGTGAAGGACCTGTCGCGCGTGGGCCCCCTGCTGGACAAGGCCCTGGCTGCGGGCGCGAACCGGGTGGACTCGGTGCGCTTCGGTCTGAGCCGCCAGGAGGCGGTGCAGGGTGAGGCGCTGCGGCAGGCGGTGGCGCGGGCGCGCAAGTCGGCGGAGGTGCTGGCCGCGTCGCTGAACGCGAAGCTGGGGACGGTGCTCGACGCGAGCACGGTGGCGGAGCCCCCGCAGTTCTACCCGGCGCGCTTCGCGATGACGGAGGCCGCGGCGGATGGCCGGGCGATGTCCACGCCCATCCAGCCGGAGGAGCAGACGGTGCAGGCGCGGGTGACGCTCACCTTCGTCATCGAGTAG
- a CDS encoding DUF2380 domain-containing protein has product MELGILQLTGPRLQAAMFGTLLLATWVDFLQLADAVLRDCPMCGSEKLFADLHRVQSRMTPTLADLASGDSERIEAAATAMPVLMGELTHEFDTIRREARSAMEVGGKVMVAAQVMELLALISTLNMSLPRPPPAASTTLGMGLVMSSGGVMAGSRLVVSAEWVEMMRRLVQAGVLSLPAVSAAVRIHGGQVMMAQANQDLPEGVREALGDSPEVRGMRVTGRAGAGMSSAPKHHVLPKEHREWFERRGFKGDMDIDQFCVRLEQAHHEAIHGGGNWKLGRTWPGEWNRMIMEALREAESLAAQRLTRRQVLNIVAENMKEYRVPMNFVTGRSR; this is encoded by the coding sequence ATGGAGCTGGGCATCCTCCAACTGACAGGGCCCCGGCTCCAGGCCGCGATGTTCGGAACGCTGTTGCTGGCCACGTGGGTGGATTTCCTGCAACTCGCTGACGCCGTGCTCCGCGACTGTCCCATGTGCGGCTCCGAGAAGCTGTTCGCGGACCTGCATCGAGTTCAAAGCAGGATGACGCCGACGCTGGCGGACCTCGCCTCGGGGGACTCGGAGCGCATCGAGGCGGCGGCGACCGCGATGCCCGTGCTGATGGGGGAGCTGACCCACGAGTTCGACACGATTCGTCGGGAGGCGCGCTCGGCCATGGAGGTGGGCGGCAAAGTCATGGTGGCGGCGCAGGTGATGGAACTGCTCGCCCTGATTTCCACGCTGAACATGTCGCTCCCTCGGCCACCCCCAGCAGCCTCCACGACGCTCGGCATGGGGCTCGTCATGAGCTCGGGGGGCGTCATGGCGGGCTCGCGGCTCGTCGTCTCGGCGGAGTGGGTGGAGATGATGCGAAGGCTCGTGCAGGCGGGCGTCCTCTCCCTCCCAGCCGTGAGCGCCGCAGTCCGCATCCACGGCGGGCAGGTGATGATGGCCCAGGCGAACCAGGACTTGCCCGAGGGCGTGCGTGAAGCGCTGGGGGACAGCCCCGAAGTGCGCGGTATGCGGGTGACGGGCAGAGCCGGTGCAGGCATGTCCAGTGCACCGAAGCATCACGTCCTACCGAAGGAGCACCGCGAGTGGTTCGAGCGGCGCGGCTTCAAGGGTGACATGGACATCGACCAGTTCTGTGTCCGACTGGAGCAGGCCCACCACGAGGCGATTCACGGTGGGGGGAACTGGAAGCTAGGACGCACATGGCCCGGAGAGTGGAACCGCATGATCATGGAGGCTCTGCGTGAAGCGGAAAGCTTGGCTGCCCAGAGATTGACGAGGCGCCAAGTCCTGAACATCGTTGCGGAGAACATGAAGGAGTACAGAGTCCCGATGAACTTCGTCACCGGGAGAAGTCGATGA
- a CDS encoding hemerythrin domain-containing protein translates to MDAIALLKADHKTVEQLFRKFEKAGPNAHKLKRRLVDQLVTELSVHAVIEEQVFYPAVRSRSEELGPEVLRFLEEHHVVKWLLAELDGMSPEAERFDAKVQVLMENVRAHVLQEEGQLFPALKKVFRPQELRTMGDVLEMARKGAPTRPHPMAPDTPPANLVAGAVSAVMDMGRDALRAARRKATTKVRSVAGRGPRQVVREMTGAEAASP, encoded by the coding sequence ATGGATGCCATCGCGTTGCTGAAGGCGGACCACAAGACGGTGGAGCAGTTGTTCCGGAAGTTCGAGAAGGCGGGCCCCAACGCCCACAAGCTGAAGCGCCGGCTGGTGGACCAGTTGGTCACCGAGCTGTCCGTGCACGCGGTCATCGAGGAGCAGGTGTTCTACCCGGCGGTGCGCTCGCGCTCGGAGGAGCTGGGGCCGGAGGTGCTGCGCTTCCTGGAGGAGCACCACGTGGTGAAGTGGCTGCTGGCGGAGCTGGATGGCATGTCGCCGGAGGCGGAGCGCTTCGACGCGAAGGTGCAGGTGCTGATGGAGAACGTGCGCGCGCACGTGCTCCAGGAGGAGGGCCAGCTCTTCCCGGCGCTGAAGAAGGTCTTCCGTCCGCAGGAGCTCCGGACGATGGGCGACGTGCTGGAGATGGCGCGGAAGGGGGCGCCCACGCGGCCGCACCCGATGGCGCCGGACACGCCGCCGGCCAACCTGGTCGCGGGCGCGGTGTCGGCGGTGATGGACATGGGGCGGGACGCGCTGCGGGCCGCGCGGCGCAAGGCCACCACGAAGGTGCGCTCCGTCGCGGGCCGGGGCCCCCGTCAGGTGGTGCGCGAGATGACGGGCGCCGAAGCCGCCAGTCCGTAA
- a CDS encoding two-component regulator propeller domain-containing protein, translating into MRTPGQRARALRRGFIGWFFFAGLFLATPGMALDPQRRVSQYSQDVWRSDDGLPQNSLLSMVQTRDGYLWLGTWEGLARFDGARFTVFDRRNAPELRNHTIKALAEDASGTLWLGTGQGLVAYRQGRFERAPGAAASLESARVETLVAADGVLWVGTSAGLWQVPLGEGVARQYTVADGLPASHVTSLTPGEGTSLWVGTPEGLARWVDGRLEPAPFPFPGPEPRPYVMALRRDATGVLWLGTREGLYSWNGVVARRFTTDEGLPTLSVNALSADSDGNLWVGTQRGGLTRHNAKGFSEPVPGMAWTAEAAVLSLLEDRDGHLWVGTYSGLMRLRDGPFATYGIPEGLADETVSAVLEDRRGVLWLGTTSGLFRYEDKTFHHVGAEQGLPESVIPAMHEAPDGTLWVGTLNGAYRYDGQRFTRVSRAQGLPHDVVTAILVDSRGNTWLGTQTGLARLHAGGVTVYGPKQGFTNPIIVMVEDARGRVWFGSDTGLARWDGEQKGFQRFTQQDGLPGDLVLALHADPDGTVWVGTETGLGRWRDDTWARWTMAQGLYDDAVFSLVPDGDGSLWMSSNKGVSRVSRRDLEAVADGERPRLTTLDFDTRDGMRSAECNGNTQPSAWRGQDGRLWFTNLRGAIVVDPVRVRASRQPPEVRIEEVRVQGKPVPVEGPVELEPGASRLEIRFTAFTPVDAARLPFRYRLVGHDDTWVHAEARRALYNSLRPGSYRFEVQAKGRDDGWTEPVSLDVVLEAKLWQRTGFWLLCVLGVGVLGVSVYLLRVGQLKDRERWLAERVKDRTQALARANAELEANMRTLRQAQAQLVQTGRLAAVGQLAAGVGHEINNPLAYIVSNLEHASDEADALARELDGTRDDVGARLKDVNQALREALLGADRVRRIVQDLKMFSRPDDEKQGPVALHAVLDSAVKIAMGELRPRAKLVRDYGDVPRVEGNEARLAQVFLNLLINAAQALPEGHAESNEVRLVTRLGPDGRVVAEVRDTGSGISPELLGRIFDPFYTTKPVGVGTGLGLSLCHAYLTAMGGTIAVDSEAGRGSVFRVTLRAASEDTAPGQPASAPPPHAKRTAGEAAGSDTLAAGQENAGRMVMQDVNAPGGVSPSPDTGPSMGGAGEGAPASTHAVSGEAPSTSPDREVRGGASPAGANADTPVRTRPRAEDGPAASAPALSSGGTGSGESPAMHGARPEPQATPAPEAARGRVLVVDDDALVSGAIRRTLSRENDVEVLVSARRALELLTGAEARYDVVLCDLMMPEMTGMDLYDALARVDPRAAERIVFITGGAFTATARTFLERVGNPRVEKPFDPEALRQLVRSEVARARREASGRAA; encoded by the coding sequence ATGCGCACTCCGGGGCAGCGAGCCCGCGCTCTCAGGCGGGGGTTCATCGGGTGGTTCTTCTTCGCGGGGCTCTTCCTGGCGACGCCGGGCATGGCCCTGGACCCGCAGCGCCGTGTCTCGCAGTACAGCCAGGACGTGTGGCGCAGCGACGACGGGCTGCCGCAGAACAGCCTGCTGTCCATGGTGCAGACGCGCGACGGCTACCTCTGGCTGGGCACCTGGGAGGGGCTGGCCCGCTTCGACGGGGCGCGCTTCACCGTGTTCGACCGGCGCAACGCGCCGGAGCTGCGCAACCACACCATCAAGGCGCTCGCGGAGGACGCGTCCGGCACGCTGTGGCTGGGCACGGGCCAGGGGCTGGTGGCGTACCGCCAGGGCCGCTTCGAGCGGGCCCCGGGCGCCGCCGCGTCGCTGGAGTCCGCGCGGGTGGAGACGCTGGTGGCGGCGGACGGCGTGCTCTGGGTGGGGACGTCGGCGGGTCTCTGGCAGGTGCCGTTGGGTGAGGGCGTGGCGCGCCAGTACACCGTCGCGGATGGCCTGCCCGCCTCCCACGTCACGTCGCTGACGCCAGGGGAGGGCACGTCGCTCTGGGTGGGCACGCCGGAGGGGCTGGCCCGCTGGGTGGACGGGCGCTTGGAGCCGGCGCCGTTCCCCTTCCCCGGGCCGGAGCCCCGGCCCTACGTGATGGCGCTGCGCCGCGACGCGACGGGCGTGCTCTGGCTGGGGACGCGCGAGGGCCTCTACTCCTGGAATGGCGTGGTGGCCCGGCGCTTCACGACCGACGAGGGCCTGCCGACCCTCTCCGTCAACGCCTTGTCCGCCGACAGCGACGGCAACCTCTGGGTGGGCACGCAGCGCGGCGGCCTGACGCGGCACAACGCGAAGGGCTTCAGCGAGCCGGTGCCCGGCATGGCGTGGACGGCGGAGGCCGCGGTGCTGTCGCTGCTGGAGGACCGGGACGGCCACCTGTGGGTGGGCACCTATTCGGGCCTGATGCGCCTGCGCGACGGCCCCTTCGCCACGTATGGCATCCCGGAAGGCCTGGCCGACGAGACGGTCAGCGCGGTGCTGGAGGACCGGCGCGGCGTGCTGTGGCTGGGCACCACCAGCGGCCTGTTCCGGTACGAGGACAAGACGTTCCACCACGTGGGCGCCGAGCAGGGCCTGCCGGAGAGCGTCATCCCCGCGATGCACGAGGCCCCCGACGGGACGCTGTGGGTGGGCACGCTCAACGGCGCGTACCGGTATGACGGCCAGCGCTTCACGCGGGTGTCGCGCGCGCAGGGGCTGCCGCATGACGTGGTGACGGCCATCCTGGTGGACTCGCGGGGCAACACGTGGCTGGGCACGCAGACGGGGCTGGCGCGGCTGCACGCTGGCGGCGTGACGGTGTACGGCCCGAAGCAGGGCTTCACCAACCCCATCATCGTCATGGTGGAGGACGCGCGCGGCCGGGTGTGGTTCGGCTCGGACACGGGGCTGGCGCGCTGGGACGGCGAGCAGAAGGGCTTCCAGCGCTTCACGCAGCAGGACGGGCTGCCGGGTGATTTGGTGCTGGCGCTGCACGCGGACCCGGACGGCACGGTGTGGGTGGGCACGGAGACGGGGCTGGGCCGCTGGCGCGATGACACCTGGGCGCGCTGGACCATGGCGCAGGGACTGTACGACGACGCGGTGTTCAGCCTGGTGCCGGACGGGGACGGCTCGCTGTGGATGAGCAGCAACAAGGGCGTGTCCCGGGTGTCCCGGCGCGACCTGGAGGCGGTGGCGGATGGCGAGCGCCCGCGCCTGACGACGCTGGACTTCGACACGCGCGACGGCATGCGCAGCGCGGAGTGCAACGGCAACACGCAGCCTTCGGCGTGGCGGGGGCAGGACGGGCGGCTGTGGTTCACCAACCTGCGCGGCGCCATCGTGGTGGACCCGGTGCGGGTGCGCGCGAGCCGGCAGCCGCCCGAGGTGCGGATTGAAGAGGTGCGCGTGCAGGGCAAGCCGGTGCCGGTGGAGGGGCCGGTGGAGCTGGAGCCGGGGGCCTCGCGGCTGGAGATTCGCTTCACGGCCTTCACGCCCGTGGACGCGGCGCGGCTGCCCTTCCGCTACCGGCTGGTGGGCCACGACGACACCTGGGTGCACGCGGAGGCGCGGCGGGCGCTGTACAACAGCCTGCGGCCGGGCAGCTATCGCTTCGAGGTCCAGGCGAAGGGCCGGGACGACGGGTGGACCGAGCCGGTGTCCCTGGACGTCGTGCTGGAGGCGAAGCTGTGGCAACGCACCGGCTTCTGGCTGCTGTGCGTGCTGGGCGTGGGGGTGCTGGGCGTCAGCGTGTACCTGCTGCGCGTGGGGCAGTTGAAGGACCGCGAGCGGTGGCTGGCGGAGCGCGTGAAGGACCGGACGCAGGCGCTGGCGCGGGCCAACGCGGAGCTGGAGGCGAACATGCGCACGCTCCGGCAGGCGCAGGCGCAGCTCGTCCAGACGGGCCGGCTGGCGGCGGTGGGGCAGCTCGCGGCGGGCGTGGGACACGAAATCAACAACCCGCTGGCGTACATCGTGTCGAACCTGGAGCACGCCAGCGATGAAGCGGACGCGCTGGCGCGGGAGCTGGACGGGACGCGCGACGACGTGGGCGCGCGCTTGAAGGACGTCAATCAGGCGCTGCGCGAGGCGCTGCTGGGCGCGGACCGGGTGCGGCGCATCGTCCAGGACCTGAAGATGTTCTCCCGGCCGGATGACGAGAAGCAGGGGCCGGTGGCGCTGCACGCGGTGCTCGACTCGGCGGTGAAGATCGCCATGGGCGAGCTGCGCCCCCGCGCGAAGCTGGTGCGCGACTACGGCGACGTGCCGCGCGTGGAGGGGAACGAGGCGCGCCTGGCGCAGGTGTTCCTCAACCTGCTCATCAACGCGGCGCAGGCCCTGCCGGAGGGGCACGCGGAGTCGAACGAGGTGCGGCTCGTCACGCGCCTGGGGCCGGATGGACGGGTGGTGGCGGAGGTGCGTGACACGGGCAGCGGGATTTCGCCCGAGCTGCTCGGCCGCATCTTCGACCCCTTCTACACGACGAAGCCGGTGGGGGTGGGCACGGGGCTGGGGCTGTCGCTGTGCCACGCCTACCTGACGGCCATGGGCGGCACCATCGCCGTGGACAGCGAGGCCGGGCGGGGCTCGGTGTTCCGCGTGACGCTGCGGGCCGCGTCGGAGGACACGGCCCCTGGGCAGCCGGCGTCCGCGCCGCCGCCGCATGCGAAGCGCACGGCGGGCGAGGCAGCGGGTTCCGACACCCTGGCGGCGGGCCAGGAGAACGCGGGGCGGATGGTCATGCAGGACGTCAATGCTCCAGGAGGCGTGTCGCCGTCACCGGACACGGGCCCGTCCATGGGCGGGGCGGGGGAAGGTGCACCCGCGTCCACCCACGCGGTGTCTGGCGAGGCGCCGTCCACCTCCCCGGACCGCGAGGTGCGTGGCGGCGCGTCCCCGGCCGGCGCCAATGCGGACACGCCCGTCCGGACGCGGCCTCGGGCCGAGGACGGGCCCGCGGCGTCGGCGCCGGCCCTGTCCTCGGGGGGGACGGGCTCGGGCGAATCGCCCGCGATGCACGGCGCCCGTCCGGAGCCCCAGGCGACGCCAGCCCCGGAGGCGGCGCGAGGACGGGTGCTGGTGGTGGACGACGATGCGCTGGTGAGCGGCGCCATCCGCCGCACCCTGTCGCGGGAGAACGACGTGGAGGTGCTGGTGAGCGCGCGGCGGGCACTGGAGCTGCTGACGGGGGCCGAGGCGCGTTACGACGTGGTGCTCTGTGACTTGATGATGCCGGAGATGACGGGGATGGACCTGTACGACGCGCTCGCGCGGGTGGACCCGCGAGCGGCCGAGCGCATCGTGTTCATCACGGGCGGCGCCTTCACGGCCACCGCGCGGACGTTCCTGGAGCGGGTGGGCAACCCGCGCGTGGAGAAGCCCTTCGACCCGGAGGCCCTGCGTCAGCTCGTCCGGTCCGAAGTGGCGCGTGCCCGCCGCGAGGCGTCGGGCCGGGCGGCGTAG